From Pseudomonas sp. LS1212, the proteins below share one genomic window:
- the hemC gene encoding hydroxymethylbilane synthase translates to MSSREIRIATRKSALALWQAEYVKARLEQAHPGLIVTLVPMVSRGDKLLDSPLSKIGGKGLFVKELETALLEQEADIAVHSMKDVPMDFPEGLGLFCICEREDPRDAFVSNTYSSLDALPVGSIVGTSSLRRQAQLLTRRPDLQIRFLRGNVNTRLAKLDAGEYDAIILAAAGLIRLGFEDRIASTISVEDSLPAGGQGAVGIECRTADSEIHELLKPLHHHDTAVRVTAERALNKHLNGGCQVPIACYAVLEGDQVWLRGLVGAPSGGLLLTAQARGPQADAEALGVQVAEDLLAQGADKILKAVYGEAGHE, encoded by the coding sequence ATGTCCTCTCGCGAAATCCGCATTGCTACCCGCAAAAGTGCCCTGGCCCTGTGGCAGGCCGAATACGTCAAGGCGCGCCTGGAGCAGGCTCATCCTGGTCTGATCGTAACGCTCGTGCCTATGGTCAGTCGCGGCGACAAGCTACTCGACTCGCCATTGTCGAAAATCGGAGGCAAGGGCCTGTTCGTCAAGGAGCTGGAGACCGCGCTGCTCGAGCAGGAGGCCGACATCGCCGTGCATTCGATGAAGGATGTACCGATGGACTTCCCCGAAGGCCTGGGCCTGTTCTGCATCTGCGAGCGCGAAGACCCGCGCGATGCCTTCGTTTCCAATACCTACAGCAGCCTGGATGCCTTGCCGGTCGGCAGCATCGTCGGCACTTCCAGCCTGCGTCGCCAGGCGCAATTGCTGACTCGGCGCCCAGACCTGCAAATCCGTTTCCTGCGTGGCAACGTCAATACCCGCCTGGCCAAGCTCGACGCCGGCGAATACGACGCGATCATTCTCGCGGCTGCCGGCCTGATCCGTCTGGGCTTCGAAGACCGCATCGCGTCGACCATCAGCGTCGAAGACAGCTTGCCGGCCGGTGGCCAGGGCGCGGTCGGCATCGAGTGCCGCACGGCCGATAGCGAAATTCATGAGCTGCTCAAGCCACTTCACCATCACGACACCGCCGTGCGGGTCACTGCCGAGCGGGCGCTGAACAAACACCTCAATGGTGGCTGCCAGGTTCCGATTGCCTGCTATGCCGTTCTCGAAGGTGATCAGGTCTGGCTGCGCGGGCTGGTCGGCGCGCCGAGCGGTGGCCTGCTGCTGACGGCCCAGGCACGCGGTCCGCAGGCCGATGCCGAGGCGCTTGGCGTGCAGGTCGCCGAAGATTTGCTGGCCCAGGGCGCCGATAAAATTCTGAAGGCGGTCTACGGCGAGGCGGGTCACGAGTGA
- a CDS encoding uroporphyrinogen-III synthase, translating to MSGWRLLLTRPADEATALAATLAETGIFGSVLPLLEIEAVPVSAAQRSRILDLDRYCAIIVVSKPAARLGLGLVGLYWPQPPQQAWFSVGAATAQILEEHGLAVTCPAVGDDSEALLQLPQLQAAIARPDARVLIMRGEGGRELLAERLCELGASVDYLELYRRHLPEYAADALLHKVRAERLNGLVVSSGQGFEHLRQLAGDDWPQLAQLTLFVPSPRVAGVARAAGVRNVVDCRGASAAALLAALREYPAPAL from the coding sequence GTGAGTGGCTGGCGTTTGCTGCTGACCCGGCCGGCGGACGAAGCCACCGCACTGGCGGCCACGCTTGCCGAGACGGGCATTTTCGGCAGCGTTCTACCGCTGCTGGAGATCGAGGCAGTGCCGGTGAGCGCAGCACAGCGCAGCCGGATTCTCGATCTGGATCGCTATTGCGCAATCATCGTCGTCAGCAAGCCGGCAGCCCGCCTGGGGCTGGGCCTGGTCGGCCTATATTGGCCGCAACCGCCGCAGCAGGCGTGGTTCAGCGTTGGCGCGGCGACCGCGCAGATTCTTGAAGAACACGGCCTGGCCGTGACCTGTCCGGCCGTGGGTGACGACAGCGAAGCACTCTTGCAGTTGCCACAGTTGCAGGCGGCCATCGCCAGGCCCGATGCGCGAGTCTTGATCATGCGCGGAGAGGGCGGCCGGGAGTTGCTGGCCGAGCGTTTGTGCGAGCTGGGTGCTAGTGTCGACTATTTGGAATTGTATCGCCGCCACCTGCCGGAATATGCTGCTGACGCCCTGCTGCACAAGGTCCGGGCGGAGCGCTTGAACGGCCTGGTGGTCAGCAGTGGGCAAGGGTTTGAACACCTTCGGCAGTTGGCCGGCGATGATTGGCCGCAACTGGCGCAGTTGACGTTGTTTGTACCAAGTCCGCGTGTCGCCGGGGTGGCCCGAGCTGCCGGCGTGCGCAATGTAGTGGATTGTCGTGGTGCCAGCGCCGCGGCGTTGCTGGCAGCGCTGCGGGAATACCCCGCACCGGCCCTCTAA